One stretch of Nodularia sp. LEGE 06071 DNA includes these proteins:
- the moeB gene encoding molybdopterin-synthase adenylyltransferase MoeB, whose translation MLNPNLEEIQLTKDDYERYSRHLILPEIGLEGQKRLKAASVLCIGTGGLGSPLLLYLAAAGIGRIGIVDFDIVDTSNLQRQVIHGTSWVGKPKIESAKNRIHEINPHCQVDLYETRLSAENALDIMKPYDIVVDGTDNFPTRYLVNDACVLLDKPNVYGSIFRFEGQATVFNYEGGPNYRDLYPEPPPPGMVPSCAEGGVLGILPGMIGIIQATETVKIITGKGNTLSGRLLLYDALEMKFRELKLRPNPIRPVIEKLIDYEQFCGIPQAQAEEAKQQMEMSEMTVKELKELIDSGAKDFVLLDVRNPHEYEIAKIPGSVLIPLPDIENGDGVAKVKEILNGHRLIAHCKLGGRSAKALGILKEAGIEGTNVKGGINAWSKEVDPSVPEY comes from the coding sequence ATGCTCAATCCCAACCTGGAAGAAATCCAGTTGACCAAAGACGATTATGAACGCTACTCCCGCCATCTAATTTTGCCAGAAATTGGACTAGAAGGACAGAAGCGTTTAAAAGCTGCAAGTGTGTTGTGTATTGGTACTGGGGGACTAGGTTCGCCATTACTTTTATATCTTGCAGCCGCAGGTATCGGACGCATTGGTATTGTGGATTTCGATATCGTCGATACTTCCAACCTGCAACGCCAAGTCATTCACGGTACATCCTGGGTAGGTAAACCCAAGATTGAATCAGCAAAAAACCGAATTCATGAAATTAACCCCCATTGTCAGGTTGATTTATACGAAACTCGCTTGAGTGCTGAAAACGCCCTGGATATCATGAAACCTTACGATATCGTCGTGGATGGTACTGATAATTTCCCCACCAGATATCTCGTGAATGACGCTTGCGTATTGCTCGATAAGCCGAACGTCTACGGTTCCATTTTCCGCTTTGAAGGGCAAGCCACGGTCTTTAACTACGAAGGTGGGCCGAACTATCGTGACTTGTACCCAGAACCACCACCACCAGGAATGGTTCCTTCCTGTGCAGAAGGAGGCGTACTCGGTATTTTGCCTGGAATGATTGGCATTATTCAGGCTACAGAAACAGTAAAAATTATCACAGGAAAGGGTAACACCTTAAGTGGACGATTACTGTTATACGATGCCTTAGAAATGAAATTCCGCGAATTGAAACTTCGTCCTAATCCCATTCGCCCAGTTATTGAAAAGCTGATAGACTACGAACAATTCTGCGGAATTCCGCAAGCTCAGGCAGAGGAGGCCAAACAGCAGATGGAAATGTCAGAAATGACCGTTAAAGAATTGAAAGAATTAATAGATAGCGGTGCAAAGGATTTTGTGCTGTTGGATGTCCGTAATCCTCATGAATACGAAATTGCCAAAATCCCTGGTTCTGTATTAATCCCCTTACCAGATATTGAAAATGGCGACGGGGTAGCCAAGGTAAAAGAAATACTCAATGGACACCGCTTGATTGCTCATTGTAAGCTGGGCGGACGGTCTGCCAAAGCTTTGGGTATCCTCAAGGAAGCGGGGATTGAGGGGACGAATGTTAAAGGCGGAATTAACGCTTGGAGTAAGGAAGTAGATCCTTCAGTTCCAGAGTATTAA
- a CDS encoding ABC transporter ATP-binding protein, giving the protein MSGSVKSSTSLLEVQNVHAGYSKDIDILQGVNFCVQPGELVTVIGPNGAGKSTLAKTIFGLLTPHTGTITFKDENIAGLKSNEIVRKGMSYVPQLTNVFSSLSVEENLEMGAFVRDVPLKPLKDQIFAMFPRLSDRRRQRAGTLSGGERQMLAMGKALMLEPSLLLLDEPSAALSPILVTQVFEQIKQINQTGTAIVLVEQNARKALEMADRGYVLESGRDAISGPGQELLHNPKVGELYLGAGKAH; this is encoded by the coding sequence ATGTCAGGTTCAGTAAAGAGTTCTACATCACTGCTAGAAGTTCAAAATGTTCACGCCGGATACAGCAAAGATATAGATATCCTGCAAGGGGTGAATTTTTGTGTTCAACCAGGTGAATTGGTGACAGTGATAGGCCCCAACGGTGCGGGTAAATCGACCTTAGCCAAAACAATTTTTGGGCTTTTAACTCCACACACAGGCACAATTACCTTTAAAGATGAAAATATTGCTGGGTTAAAGTCCAATGAAATCGTCAGGAAGGGAATGTCCTATGTACCACAGCTAACCAATGTTTTTTCTTCCCTGAGTGTTGAGGAAAATCTAGAAATGGGGGCTTTTGTGCGCGATGTACCCCTGAAACCGCTGAAAGATCAAATTTTTGCCATGTTTCCGAGATTAAGCGATCGCCGTCGTCAACGTGCTGGTACGCTATCAGGTGGGGAACGTCAGATGTTAGCTATGGGCAAAGCTTTGATGTTGGAACCTAGTTTGCTGCTATTGGATGAACCTTCTGCGGCATTATCCCCCATCCTAGTAACGCAAGTCTTCGAGCAAATTAAACAAATTAATCAAACAGGTACAGCAATTGTCTTAGTAGAACAAAACGCCCGTAAAGCCTTAGAAATGGCTGACCGTGGTTATGTACTTGAATCTGGACGCGATGCTATATCAGGCCCTGGTCAAGAATTATTGCATAATCCCAAAGTAGGTGAACTATATTTGGGCGCAGGGAAAGCACATTAA
- a CDS encoding PEP-CTERM sorting domain-containing protein (PEP-CTERM proteins occur, often in large numbers, in the proteomes of bacteria that also encode an exosortase, a predicted intramembrane cysteine proteinase. The presence of a PEP-CTERM domain at a protein's C-terminus predicts cleavage within the sorting domain, followed by covalent anchoring to some some component of the (usually Gram-negative) cell surface. Many PEP-CTERM proteins exhibit an unusual sequence composition that includes large numbers of potential glycosylation sites. Expression of one such protein has been shown restore the ability of a bacterium to form floc, a type of biofilm.), with the protein MIKNSTSTISKIVALGLATSAITLMSAQAASAATLSVNFTPLNGFFTTGTAPDSQPTVSGIFRADLSGINDITSILIADGNGQTGLPGQFSGFDLDAIKISTTLINNAVDINTATPLNVFAANPVFTPGTQRAPVDPALFGTTGGNINNAVATLNTVDAFVFATTPQQAGGFVSLGDGGQVLFNLTSALPSGPLYLYVGEAGNNLETLAPVVVTFDDPTPPPPTSVPEPGSLAALSLMGIYFAARRKQTAKTA; encoded by the coding sequence ATGATCAAAAACAGTACAAGCACCATTTCTAAGATAGTAGCGTTGGGTCTGGCTACTTCAGCAATTACTTTAATGTCGGCTCAAGCAGCTTCAGCTGCAACATTGAGTGTTAACTTCACACCACTAAACGGTTTTTTCACAACGGGAACGGCTCCTGATAGTCAACCTACAGTTAGTGGAATTTTCCGGGCTGATTTATCCGGTATCAACGATATCACTTCCATTCTGATTGCCGATGGAAATGGCCAGACTGGACTTCCTGGTCAATTTAGTGGTTTTGATTTAGATGCCATCAAAATCAGCACCACCTTGATTAACAATGCCGTAGACATCAACACGGCTACACCATTAAACGTTTTTGCAGCCAACCCTGTGTTTACTCCAGGAACCCAGCGCGCTCCTGTTGACCCAGCTTTATTTGGTACTACTGGCGGCAATATTAATAACGCAGTTGCTACACTGAACACTGTTGATGCTTTTGTGTTCGCTACAACTCCCCAACAAGCGGGCGGATTTGTCAGCTTAGGTGATGGTGGTCAAGTTCTATTTAACCTGACTAGCGCCCTTCCTTCAGGCCCACTATATCTTTACGTTGGAGAAGCTGGTAATAATCTGGAGACGCTAGCACCAGTTGTAGTTACTTTTGACGACCCTACACCACCACCACCTACTTCAGTTCCTGAACCTGGTAGTTTAGCTGCTTTATCCTTAATGGGAATCTACTTCGCAGCGCGCCGTAAGCAAACAGCAAAAACTGCATAG
- a CDS encoding indolepyruvate ferredoxin oxidoreductase subunit alpha, with the protein MPHTIVTNVCEGVADCVDACPVACIHEGPGKNVKGTDWYWIDFATCIDCGICIQVCPVADAIVPEERPDLQKTP; encoded by the coding sequence ATGCCGCACACCATTGTTACTAATGTTTGCGAAGGTGTTGCTGACTGCGTAGATGCTTGTCCAGTAGCTTGTATTCATGAAGGTCCAGGAAAAAATGTCAAGGGAACAGATTGGTATTGGATTGATTTTGCCACCTGTATCGATTGTGGTATATGTATCCAAGTTTGCCCTGTAGCCGATGCGATCGTTCCCGAAGAACGACCTGATCTGCAAAAAACACCGTAA
- a CDS encoding ATP phosphoribosyltransferase regulatory subunit, producing the protein MVYQPAAGARDLLPLDVAQKRWIEDRLQQVFHRWGYHRIITSTLERMDTLMAGEAIQRQMVIQLQNGEDEELGLRPELTASIARAVATRMADVTYPQRLYYNANVFRRTWENRHNRQQEFYQSGVELLGVGGLLANAEVLLLARNCLAALGLQDWHLILGEAGITRSLLDAFPVNIRGQVRSAIAHLDRIAIDTLPLNEQLRDRARIMMDLRGDSADVLQKVSSLGLDPAQQEIVHNLKSVVELLESEGDFPLILDLSLIQTIDYYTGIVFEIVSDTDSQARVLGRGGRYDQLLGLYHPQGEDIPGIGFVLNIEDLYQILLTTQQLPQSTPASNWLVVAQTANVEAAAFAHAQKLRDSTDLVRVEMDLGGRDVEAIREYASDRGIAKIAWIKSDGSIESESLP; encoded by the coding sequence ATGGTGTATCAACCAGCAGCGGGAGCCAGGGATTTATTACCTTTAGATGTGGCTCAAAAACGCTGGATTGAAGATAGGTTACAGCAGGTGTTTCATCGTTGGGGATATCACAGGATTATCACTTCAACATTAGAACGCATGGATACTTTGATGGCGGGAGAAGCAATTCAACGCCAGATGGTAATTCAACTGCAAAATGGTGAAGATGAAGAATTAGGATTGCGTCCAGAGTTGACAGCTTCTATTGCTCGTGCAGTGGCTACGCGCATGGCAGATGTTACCTATCCACAACGGTTGTACTACAATGCCAATGTCTTCCGCCGTACCTGGGAAAACAGGCACAATCGCCAGCAAGAGTTTTATCAATCTGGGGTTGAGTTGTTAGGTGTGGGCGGATTGTTGGCAAATGCCGAGGTGCTACTATTGGCGAGAAATTGTCTGGCTGCACTGGGTTTGCAAGATTGGCATTTAATTTTGGGCGAAGCGGGAATTACGCGATCGCTTCTGGATGCTTTTCCGGTGAATATCCGAGGTCAAGTTCGGAGTGCGATCGCCCATCTTGATCGCATTGCCATCGATACTTTACCCTTGAATGAGCAACTGCGCGATCGCGCCAGAATCATGATGGATCTCCGTGGTGACAGTGCAGATGTCTTGCAAAAAGTCAGTAGCCTCGGTTTAGATCCAGCGCAACAAGAGATTGTACATAACCTCAAATCTGTGGTAGAGTTATTAGAATCAGAAGGGGACTTTCCTTTAATTCTTGATCTTAGCCTCATCCAAACCATAGACTACTATACTGGTATAGTCTTTGAAATCGTCAGCGATACTGATTCACAAGCCAGAGTTTTAGGGCGTGGTGGTCGCTACGACCAGCTTTTGGGGCTATATCATCCCCAAGGCGAAGATATTCCCGGTATTGGTTTCGTACTTAATATCGAGGATTTATACCAAATTCTCTTAACTACTCAGCAATTACCACAGTCAACCCCAGCCAGTAACTGGTTAGTAGTAGCCCAGACAGCAAATGTTGAAGCTGCGGCCTTTGCCCACGCCCAAAAACTGCGTGATTCTACAGATTTAGTCCGGGTAGAAATGGATTTAGGTGGCAGAGATGTGGAAGCTATTAGAGAATACGCAAGCGATCGCGGCATTGCCAAAATTGCTTGGATTAAATCTGATGGTTCCATCGAAAGCGAATCATTGCCTTAG
- a CDS encoding J domain-containing protein, which produces MPLKIDRGLFKYDFIDYHAILCVPVDADVKQIRKRYLQIARRLHPDSSVIVSDEKKQLAHQLLSKWVNPAYENLSKESIHSEYIIVLSQMGKRLVQDSTSVEVTSDLAKQLVNTPNIEHFYKTAIAKIAEIQYDSLKQSIQIISQVSELNLVYLMRSAAQASTPPPSSPTPTTISSPPKANTAPPPPPPTVKEDSPVVAQYIRRAQEFIDKNQLSQASVELQDALKLDPKNSHCHGLVGLIYLKQNQMKMAKIHFDHALKLDPNNEIALTWKLKIEKALGQQSSGSKVTSPPDDGSKQPDKSGGGGLFGGLFGGKKK; this is translated from the coding sequence ATGCCTTTAAAAATAGATCGTGGATTATTTAAATATGATTTCATAGACTATCACGCTATTTTATGTGTTCCCGTTGACGCGGATGTCAAGCAAATACGTAAACGGTATCTGCAAATTGCCCGCAGGTTGCACCCGGATAGCAGCGTGATCGTCTCAGATGAGAAAAAACAGCTAGCTCATCAATTGTTATCAAAGTGGGTTAACCCAGCTTATGAAAATCTTTCCAAAGAAAGCATTCACTCAGAATACATTATAGTTTTGTCTCAAATGGGCAAGCGCCTAGTACAAGACTCTACCTCAGTAGAAGTGACTAGCGACTTGGCTAAACAACTAGTGAATACTCCGAATATTGAGCATTTTTACAAAACTGCGATCGCTAAAATCGCTGAAATCCAATATGATTCGTTAAAGCAATCAATTCAAATCATCTCCCAAGTCAGTGAGTTAAATTTAGTTTATCTCATGCGGAGTGCTGCCCAGGCTTCCACCCCACCACCGTCATCGCCTACACCCACAACTATTTCATCCCCGCCAAAGGCAAATACAGCACCGCCACCACCACCCCCCACCGTCAAAGAAGATTCACCTGTAGTAGCTCAGTATATCCGTCGCGCTCAAGAGTTTATTGACAAAAACCAATTGAGTCAAGCCAGTGTGGAGTTGCAGGATGCGCTGAAGCTAGATCCTAAAAATAGTCACTGTCATGGTTTGGTGGGCTTGATATATTTGAAGCAAAATCAGATGAAGATGGCAAAAATTCATTTTGATCATGCTTTGAAATTAGATCCCAATAATGAAATAGCGTTGACATGGAAACTTAAAATAGAAAAGGCTTTAGGGCAACAATCCAGTGGCTCGAAAGTAACTTCACCTCCTGATGATGGAAGTAAACAACCAGATAAGTCTGGAGGTGGGGGTTTGTTTGGTGGTTTGTTTGGTGGGAAGAAAAAATAA
- a CDS encoding inositol monophosphatase family protein codes for MTNLQNFLDIATEAALAAGAVLQGYLGKLEDAITEKGRPGDLVTVADQASEAVILEILRRHFPEHSILAEESGKLGNQDNQYLWAIDPLDGTTNFAHQYSAFAVSIGLLVNGVPEVGVIYDPLHDELFRAATGLGATRNRHSIKVSEISELSKSLLVTGFAYDRRETSDNNYAEFCHLTHLTQGVRRSGSAALDLAYVACGRVDGYWERGISPWDVVAGVVLLREAGGEVTAYDGTLFQIESGRILATNGNIHNKLSRELVEVRPLSSWK; via the coding sequence ATGACTAATTTACAAAATTTTCTAGATATTGCTACAGAAGCGGCGTTGGCTGCGGGTGCGGTTTTGCAAGGGTATTTGGGTAAGTTAGAAGATGCTATCACCGAGAAGGGTCGCCCTGGGGATTTAGTCACTGTTGCTGATCAAGCTTCGGAAGCAGTGATTTTGGAAATTTTGCGTCGCCACTTTCCCGAACATTCTATCCTGGCTGAAGAATCAGGAAAATTAGGAAATCAAGATAATCAATACCTCTGGGCGATTGACCCTTTGGATGGTACAACCAATTTCGCTCACCAATACTCGGCTTTTGCGGTTTCCATTGGGTTATTAGTTAATGGTGTCCCGGAAGTTGGTGTCATCTATGACCCTTTACATGATGAGCTATTTCGCGCGGCGACTGGCTTAGGCGCAACCCGAAACCGTCATTCTATCAAAGTTTCAGAAATATCTGAACTGAGTAAAAGCTTACTGGTAACGGGATTTGCCTATGACCGCCGGGAAACATCGGATAACAACTACGCAGAATTTTGTCACCTGACTCATCTTACCCAAGGGGTGAGGCGTAGCGGTTCCGCCGCCCTTGATTTGGCTTATGTTGCTTGTGGGCGTGTTGATGGTTACTGGGAACGGGGAATTTCTCCTTGGGATGTGGTCGCTGGTGTAGTGTTATTGCGAGAAGCTGGAGGTGAAGTTACTGCCTATGATGGTACTCTTTTCCAGATTGAATCAGGCCGAATTCTGGCTACTAATGGTAATATTCATAACAAGCTAAGTCGTGAGTTGGTTGAAGTTCGGCCTTTATCGAGTTGGAAGTGA
- a CDS encoding thermonuclease family protein, producing the protein MRIKILFTHRRRGAKVFFGVLVGKIVLLGCLLLLVSCQGNNQTASNQVQVKVARVVSGQSLEVLGMAEQPNLISRVRLVGIDAPDFQQRPWGDESRQVLATLIGDQEKSVILEFDVSAKDQIGRTLAYVWKDQQLLNEQVLKQGYAIFVGRSPNHKYDQRLERAQQWARLMGKGIWNPEKPMRVPPAEFRRRNL; encoded by the coding sequence ATGAGGATTAAGATTTTGTTCACCCATAGGCGCAGAGGCGCAAAGGTTTTTTTTGGGGTCTTGGTGGGGAAGATTGTCCTTTTGGGTTGCTTGTTGTTGCTGGTGAGTTGTCAAGGGAATAATCAGACTGCAAGTAATCAGGTTCAGGTGAAGGTGGCGCGGGTAGTCAGTGGGCAAAGTTTGGAAGTTTTAGGTATGGCTGAACAACCAAACTTGATTTCTCGCGTCCGGTTAGTTGGGATTGATGCACCAGATTTTCAACAACGCCCTTGGGGAGATGAATCCAGACAAGTTTTAGCGACGTTGATTGGTGATCAAGAAAAATCCGTAATTCTGGAATTTGATGTGTCAGCCAAAGATCAAATTGGTCGGACTTTGGCTTATGTGTGGAAAGATCAGCAGTTATTGAATGAACAAGTCCTTAAACAAGGATATGCGATATTTGTAGGGCGATCGCCTAACCACAAATATGACCAGCGCTTGGAACGCGCCCAACAATGGGCTAGACTCATGGGAAAAGGCATTTGGAACCCAGAAAAACCCATGCGTGTCCCTCCTGCTGAGTTTCGCCGCCGGAATCTTTAA
- a CDS encoding 2Fe-2S iron-sulfur cluster-binding protein: MSHKYTIKVRDRATGKEYSQQVPDDRYILHSIEQEGEELPFSCRNGACTTCAVRVVSGEIYQPEAIGLSPALRRQGYALLCVSYARSDLEVETQDEDEVYELQFGRYFARGKVKAGLPLDED, from the coding sequence ATGTCCCATAAATATACGATTAAAGTCCGCGATCGCGCTACAGGCAAAGAATACAGTCAACAAGTTCCAGACGATCGCTATATTCTCCACAGCATTGAACAAGAAGGGGAGGAACTGCCGTTTTCTTGTCGGAATGGCGCTTGTACCACTTGTGCGGTGCGGGTGGTGTCTGGAGAAATTTACCAACCAGAGGCGATTGGATTATCGCCAGCATTGCGCCGCCAAGGTTACGCTTTGTTATGCGTGAGTTACGCCCGTTCTGATTTGGAGGTGGAAACTCAAGATGAGGATGAGGTTTATGAGTTACAGTTTGGGCGCTATTTTGCTAGGGGTAAAGTGAAGGCGGGTTTACCGTTAGATGAGGATTAA
- a CDS encoding FecCD family ABC transporter permease — translation MKIPSLAALSKQRILWAVLFLVTGLLVTLILSLSQGAVPLTVSEFWQAILHKGDPIKQTIVWDLRLPRIVAAVIVGAALGMSGALLQGMLRNSLADPFILGISAGAGLVVILMIVLQVFPIAIPLAAWIGAILTSIIVILLGRVGSGISVERLILGGVAVSSLLGSVQTTLLLLAEDGQIQIALSWLVGSLNGRGWREISTAGPYIIVALLGGCLLARSVNVLALGDDLAVGLGVSLTRSRILIGGVATLLAAGAVSICGLIGFVGLVVPHGVRLIVGTDHRFVLPLSALAGAWLLTFADLLSRLGSVELPVGAVTALLGSPLFIWLLYRRSAGSSKL, via the coding sequence ATGAAAATACCATCGCTAGCTGCTTTGAGTAAACAACGTATACTCTGGGCGGTACTGTTCCTGGTGACGGGACTATTAGTAACTCTAATACTTTCTCTGTCTCAAGGTGCAGTCCCCTTAACAGTTTCGGAATTTTGGCAAGCAATTCTTCACAAAGGCGATCCCATCAAACAGACCATTGTTTGGGATTTGCGTCTCCCCCGGATTGTCGCCGCGGTGATTGTGGGTGCAGCCCTGGGGATGTCAGGCGCACTGCTACAAGGAATGTTACGTAATAGCTTGGCTGATCCATTTATTTTAGGGATTTCCGCCGGTGCAGGACTTGTGGTAATTCTGATGATAGTTTTGCAAGTCTTCCCCATTGCGATTCCGCTAGCCGCATGGATAGGAGCAATTTTAACTTCAATTATTGTGATTTTGCTTGGTCGTGTCGGTTCCGGGATTTCGGTGGAAAGGTTAATTTTGGGCGGAGTCGCGGTAAGTTCCTTATTAGGCTCAGTACAAACTACATTACTTTTACTAGCTGAAGACGGTCAAATTCAAATCGCCCTGAGTTGGCTAGTTGGTAGCCTGAATGGACGAGGCTGGCGAGAAATTTCCACGGCTGGCCCTTATATCATTGTCGCCTTGCTGGGGGGATGCTTGCTGGCGCGGTCTGTCAACGTTTTGGCTTTAGGAGATGATCTGGCTGTAGGTTTAGGAGTATCATTAACGCGATCGCGAATATTAATTGGCGGTGTAGCCACCTTATTAGCCGCAGGTGCAGTTAGTATCTGTGGTTTAATTGGGTTTGTTGGTCTTGTGGTTCCTCACGGTGTCCGCTTAATCGTCGGTACAGACCACCGTTTTGTCTTACCACTTTCAGCCCTTGCAGGTGCTTGGCTACTCACCTTTGCCGATTTACTTTCTCGACTAGGATCAGTAGAATTACCAGTTGGTGCTGTCACCGCCTTATTGGGTTCACCTTTGTTTATCTGGTTGCTATATCGTCGTTCTGCTGGGTCAAGTAAACTGTAA
- a CDS encoding ABC transporter ATP-binding protein, whose product MPLELQNLTGGYTALPIIQDINLTLKTGEWLSLVGANGSGKSTVLKLLSRILSPQQGTVLLDGKAIHSQPPHIVAQKLALLPQQQTVPVGLTVRQLVSLGRTPHQPWWQWELNIEDRRKVEAAIQETQLEKLSDRLVEQLSGGERQRAFLALALAQEPKILLLDEPTTYLDINYQLQLLELLKNLNQQQNLTIVTVLHELNLAARYSSRIALLKQGRLCEVGIPKAVLTPNSIAEVFGVESVIIHTPVGLQVCAISAI is encoded by the coding sequence ATGCCCCTAGAACTGCAAAATCTCACTGGTGGTTACACAGCATTACCCATTATCCAGGATATTAACCTAACCCTAAAAACAGGAGAATGGTTAAGTTTAGTGGGTGCGAATGGTTCTGGTAAATCTACAGTCCTGAAATTACTCAGTCGGATTCTTTCCCCACAACAAGGCACAGTATTACTTGATGGTAAAGCCATTCATTCGCAGCCTCCTCATATAGTGGCACAGAAATTAGCTTTGTTGCCGCAACAGCAAACGGTTCCTGTGGGCTTAACAGTGCGCCAATTAGTCAGTTTAGGACGCACCCCACATCAACCTTGGTGGCAATGGGAATTAAACATTGAAGACCGGCGAAAAGTTGAAGCCGCAATTCAAGAAACGCAACTAGAAAAATTGAGCGATCGCCTCGTTGAGCAACTTTCAGGTGGTGAAAGACAACGCGCCTTTTTAGCATTAGCATTAGCACAAGAACCGAAAATATTACTCTTAGATGAACCCACCACTTATTTAGATATTAACTATCAATTACAACTCTTAGAACTGCTCAAAAACCTGAATCAGCAGCAGAATTTAACCATTGTCACCGTTTTACACGAATTAAATTTAGCAGCCCGCTATAGTTCCCGCATCGCCTTATTAAAACAAGGTCGTCTGTGCGAGGTTGGCATACCAAAAGCCGTTCTCACACCCAACTCCATCGCCGAAGTTTTTGGTGTAGAATCTGTGATTATTCACACACCTGTTGGGTTACAAGTTTGTGCCATTTCTGCCATCTAA
- a CDS encoding GIY-YIG nuclease family protein — translation MESENNVPIEHQNVPVNHRGLHEFLYSSDDEHDTTEVAITPTLVNNGLDIMPLETWRTADQNAKIAGVYAVLDAEGQTQYIGYSRNVLLSLNGHVSQYGEEKCAFVRVQTFKFPKRQEMEDLRDAWIGELECTPPGNAAEGGMWASTVGEAAKAVMSEAERHAYEEKKLKLRKAMADSSLSKEIEAVDASAEERQRQLEAAVKNDDWSSVIDAQTKETKS, via the coding sequence ATGGAATCTGAGAATAATGTGCCAATTGAGCATCAAAATGTACCAGTCAATCACCGTGGGTTACATGAATTTTTGTATAGTTCCGACGATGAACACGATACCACTGAGGTGGCTATAACGCCTACATTGGTAAATAATGGGCTGGACATTATGCCTCTGGAGACTTGGCGCACGGCTGACCAGAATGCCAAAATTGCCGGAGTTTACGCGGTGTTGGATGCAGAAGGACAAACCCAGTACATTGGCTATTCCCGGAATGTGTTGCTTTCCCTCAATGGTCATGTTAGCCAATATGGTGAGGAAAAGTGTGCTTTTGTGCGTGTGCAGACTTTTAAGTTTCCCAAGCGTCAAGAAATGGAAGATTTGCGAGATGCTTGGATTGGAGAACTCGAATGTACACCACCTGGGAATGCTGCGGAAGGCGGAATGTGGGCTAGTACGGTAGGTGAGGCTGCTAAGGCGGTAATGTCAGAAGCGGAACGTCACGCTTATGAGGAGAAAAAGTTAAAGTTGCGGAAAGCAATGGCTGATTCAAGTTTGTCTAAAGAAATAGAAGCGGTGGATGCGAGTGCAGAGGAACGTCAGCGTCAACTGGAAGCTGCTGTGAAGAATGATGACTGGAGTTCAGTGATTGACGCGCAGACGAAGGAAACTAAGTCTTAA